A region of the Mycoavidus sp. HKI genome:
TCAATGACAGCCTTTGGGCTCATCTGTTTTTCAATCTGCTCCGCCATGAGCTGAGGCAACGCGATAGGTATGATATTTTCTGTCAGAGAACGGTTTCTTGAAGATGGACTTAGCCCTTACGCAGAGTGGTTTAAGACACTTCCACCGGTTGCTGCTGCAAAAGTTACTACGGCAAAAGCTAGGATGGAACTAGGTAATTTGTCTCGAGTGGAGTGGTTGCGTGGAATGGGCGAATACAAGATTGATTTTGGGCCGGGCTATCGAATGTATCTTGCAAAGGATGGTTTGAAAATCATTGTTCTGCTTGGTGGAGGAACAAAGCATCGTTAACAAACAGGCATCGCGATAGGGCTGTGCACTTATGGGAAGAGTACAAGCGTCGAAAAGTAGAGGCAGCTAGGGCTGTGATGAAAAAACAAAAGAGGACATGATGACACTTACACGAGATTTTAAAGAGACGGTTATAGGGGGGATTTGACGAAAGGGAAATTAAAGTACGTTTATGCGTCAGAGCCTTTGATTTTAAATCTCTCGAAGCTTAATGGGCTAGTCTGCTTGTGCTTCTGGTTCAGTGGTCAACTGTGCTGCCACGCTACAGGCGATCTCTTCTTGAACATCACCAGCGCCTTGGTGTTGCCTTCGGCCTAATACCGATCCAGAGAGCAGAACGGAATTGTAAGAATCACCACGTTGGCGAGTAACTGCCCAAAGCCTAAATTTTCTGGGCTTTGGGCGTGGCCCCCCCAAGATGCGGCGGATTTTTTATCAATCCCGACCATCCCTCTTCAGCAGGGGAAACTCAAGGCGCGACTAAGCAAAGGAGGTGGGCACTGAGTTTTGGTGTAAATGCCTTTTATCAAGTTTTTCGATAGTTTCAGAAAAAACAAGGCGTTTGCTTCTGTATTTTTCCACTGCTGCTCGCTGCATTCCCAGGGATTCCCAAGTTTTGACGGAAGCGGGATTATCTTCGCGAGCTGTAGCGATTACACTTTCTGGAGCCGTGCCAGAGGGAAAAAGGAGTTTATAGCCTCGATCTCGGGCTTCAGGAATGTAATAGTTCACCAGCGCGATGGCAGCTTGTTTCCCAAATCTTTTGCCCCAATGTTTGTGATGGAGGACCCTGGCCACCTCAACAGAACCGTACTGCGCCCCGAAGCCTGCCACGATATTGCCGATAAACTGATCATCTTCATTTATGTTGGTGATAGCTAGAGCGCTAAAGGCATTCCCTTTTTGCCAGCGATCTTCCCACGTATTCAAACGTTCTTGAGTTTTATCTATACTCCAAACACTACCATCACGGTATTTTTCCATGTTGATGGGGTCAGCGAATAGATCTATGTAGGCCAATAAATTTTTTTGAGTGACCGATTTCATTTCGAGGTCCTCCGTGTGTATAGTCACAGTCAAGGCCCCTTTGTCTCCAGTTTCAAAGCTAATATCTGGCCTTGAATCAACATATGTATTATATAGCTGCACGCCAATATTCGTAGAACGAGTAATATTAGAAATTGCTGACAACATAAAATCTCCTATGAACCCTCTTATTAATATAAAAAGATACTGAGCTGGTAGTGCCTCGATCGCCGTAGCCAAATACTCGTTAATAACCCATGGATGTCCGCCGGATTCAGCGCGATCGATGCATTAAAGTCTTGTCATATTACTCTACTAAATTCGTAAATTCTTCCCTTACAAAATCATTAGTCGGTCCTGAATAATTCGTAAGTTCTTTTGTGGTAAAGGTTTTGCGTCGAGATAGGGCGGCATAAATTGCAATAAAATGGCATATTAAGAAAATAAATCCTGCAATTTGTGATGAGGCAAGAATGGGTCCAAAGGCAACGGCGAGCACAGGAGATTTATTCCGGCATCCGCTAAACGAACAGATCAATATGAAGCATCCGTTGGTGCGACTGGCGGGTTTAATCAACTGGGATCAGCTTAGCGCGTTGATGAGTGAGAGCTTCACCTCAAACAGAGGTCGACCTGCGACCTCGCCGCGGCTCATAGCCGGCTTACTGTATCTGCAATACGCATTCAATTTGTCTGATGAAGAGGTGGTGTTGGGTTGGCTGGAAAACCCCTACCAACAATTTTTTACAGGGGAAACGTACCTTCAAACTGAGGCACCGATTGACCCGTCAAGTCTAACGCGTTGGCGTAATCGGCTTGGTGAAGCGGGCGTAGAAGAGCTATTAGCGGAGACGATCGAAGCGGCCAAACGTAGTGATGTCATCAAAGCATCGAGCGTAAAACGAGTGATCGTTGACACCACGGTGATGGAGAAGGCGATATCGCATCCTACCGATTCGCGATTGCTAGAGCGTTGCCGAGAGCATCTGGTGAAAGTGGCGGCACAATACGGTTTAAAGTTACGGCAAAACTACAACCGAATTGCGCCTCGCCTATCAACCCAGATCAGCCGTTATGCGCACGCGAAGCAGTACAAACGAATGAACAAGGCGTTGGGTACACTACGTTCGCGAGTGGGGCGAGTGATGCGTGACGTTGAGAGACAAATCGAGTCAGTGGCCGTACAAGGCCGTGATGCATTGAGAGAGTTGATATCCCGCACAAAACGAATCATTTCGCAAAGGCCCAAGGATAAAGACAAACTCTATGCTCTGCATGCCCCAGAAGTGGAATGCATAGCCAAGGGCAAGGCGCGTAAGCCTTACGAGTTCGGTGTGAAAGTATCGATCACGACGACTCACCAGGAAGGGTTGGTGGTTGGCGCACGCTCAATGCCAGGAAATCCTTATGACGGTCATACGCTGGCCGAAGCACTAGAACAAGCAGCGATCCTGTGTGATGTGACTCCAGAGGTTGCGATCGTTGATCGCGGTTACAAAGGCATTGAGATCGATGGCGTAAAAATCTATCACTCTGGTATGCGTCGGGGTATCACACGTACGCTACGCGCGGTCATCAAACGACGCAGTGCCATTGAGCCCATTATTGGCCATATGAAAGCGGATGGGAAACTAGACCGAAATTGGCTCAAAGGCGCGTTAGGCGATGCCATGCACGCTGTGCTCTGTGGTGCTGGGCATAACTTACGTATGATCCTCAGAAAGCTTCGGCTTTTTTACGTCTTTCTTTTATCCGTTTTATTCCGTCATACCTTTACTGTTGGTTTGAGTTTTTAGATCACATAGTACGCAAAACGATTTATTCAGGACCGACTCATTAGGAGACAAAAATGACACGACGCACCTTCTTGAGAAATTCACTGCTGCGCAGCAGCCGTACCGACTGCTTTTGTTTACACTGCAGCTATGCAGAGAGGGGTTCCACGCCCAAAGCCCAGAAAATTTAGGCTTTGGGCAGTTACTCGCCAACGTGGTGATTCTTACAATTCCGTTTTGCTCTCTGGGTCGGTATTAGGCCGAAGGCAACACTAAGGTGCTGGTGATGTTCAAGAAGAGATCGCCTGTAGCGTGGAACGTAGGTGAGATGAGCCAACGCAGAGCCGATCTACCACCGCTCAGAGCGTAAGAGTGGCTGTGCGAGCGCTTGGCCGAGCGGGATTATTTCCCACGAATAATAGATAAAGTTTGCCATTGCCCATTAACCACTTTATAAACCATCATATCGCTTTGCTTTAAGTCACCGTGCGCATTATAAGCAAGCGTTTTGATGGTGATCGCTGGCATTTCGGTCTTAGCGAGATATGGCAAATATTTTTCGGGTTCGGTTGAATCTGCGGTTTTCATTGCGCTCAACATCGCCATCGCACCATCATAGGCATAAGGTGAATAGGTCTGAACATTCTCGCCAAAGCGCTTTTTATAGTGCTCAGCATATTCCTTGCCGCGCGGCATTTTATCTGGCGACAAACAGATCGATAAGGCCACGGTGCCTTCGGCAGCTGGCCCAGCAAGCTTTAAGAAGGTCTCTGATTTGACGCCCTCACTCGCGATTAATACGGCTTTTATTTTGAGCGCCTGCATTTGTTTAACCACGGCTGCGGCTTGTGCATCGACCCCTCCATAGAAGATCGCTTGCGGCTTAATCCGCTTGAGTCTGGTTAATAGCGCCTTAAAATCAATGGTTTTATCGTTACCGTATTCATGGCCAACGATGTCGACTCCCTCTGCGGTGGCGATTTGTTCAAATTGATCTGCCAACGCCTGACCATACGTGGTCCGATCATCAATGATGGCAATCCGTTTAAGGCCCAGATTCTTAGCGACAAAAGCGCTGATCAAGGCATCTTGCTGAAGATCCGAAGCGGTCATGCGAAAGGTGGTTTTATAGCCTTGCTGCGTGTACTGAGGAGCGGAAGCCATGGCGATTTGGGGAATGCCTGCTTTGGCGTAAACATGAGAGGCAGGGATCGTGGTGCCTGAATTGAAATGGCCGAGCACCCCCTTAATCTTTTGATCGACAAGCTTCTTAGCAACCATAATCGCCATGCGAGGATCGGCTCGATCATCCATTGTGTTCAGTACGATCCGAATGGGCTTGCCGCCGATGATGGGGTCAGTTGCATTAAATTCTTCTACAGCAAGAATCACGCCATTGAGAAAATCTCGACCGTAATGTGCTTGCGCTCCGGAGATTGGCACTGCACAGCCAATTTTGACTTCTGCGCGATTCTGCGTATTTTGCGCCGCGGTCATAATGCTGATACCCATCATCGATCCTGCTAGCAAAATGCGTGTCACGTATTTAATCATCGCTGCCATTGCCCCTCCTATATTCTGGTGACTGTCTCACGGCTTAAGCGTACGACCGTCTCACGGCTTAATCGTACTGTAGTCCTAGCGAAGGTGTATATTTCCTTATCCTTTATAGGGTACACCGTCATTTATAGGGTATCGCAGTCATTTATACTATAAGTGCGATATGCATTAGCCAGATACAATATGCATTATGTGCTAAAATGTAAAGCTTTCAAGCAAGCGATGCGGTGGTACAAAGCAGTACGCGCTGACACGCTTTGGCTTTTCCATCCTAGAATATCTTATGACCCGCGCGCTTCGCAATATCGCCATTATCGCTCACGTCGATCACGGCAAAACCACTTTAGTTGATCAGTTACTCCGCCAAGTTGGCACTTTCCGCGAAAACCAGCAAATGGTTGAACGGGTAATGGATTCAAACGATCTTGAAAAAGAGCGGGGCATTACCATTCTCGCCAAAAATTGTGCGATTGAATACGCCGGCACGCATATTAATATTGTTGACACGCCCGGTCACGCGGATTTTGGGGGCGAGGTTGAGCGTGTCTTGTCAATGGTCGATAGCGTATTGTTGCTGGTTGATGCGGTCGAAGGCCCGATGCCACAAACCCGCTTTGTCACTAAAAAAGCGCTCGCACAAGGTCTGAAACCCATTGTGGTCGTGAATAAAGTCGATCGGCCTGGCGCTCGTGCTGAATGGGTAGTGAACCAAACTTTTGATTTATTCGACAAACTCGGTGCGACCGAAGAGCAGCTTGATTTTCCAGTGATTTATGCTTCTGGTCTGAATGGCTACGCGGGCCTTGACGAAAATGTACGTGAAGGCGATCTACGTGTGCTGTTGGATGCGATTTTGCAATACGTACCAGTGCGTGCAGATGATCCAGATAGCCCGTTACAACTGCAAATTTCCTCGCTCGATTATTCAACTTATGTTGGGCGCATTGGCATTGGCCGGATTGCACGTGGCACACTACGGACGGGTCAGGCGGTTGCATTAGTTATGGAGCCTGGGGGCGAAGTGCTGAATCGCAAAGTCAACCAAATCCAAAAATTCAAAGGGCTGGAGCGGGTCAGTGTAGACAGCGCGGAAGCGGGTGACATTGTGCTCGTTAATGGCATTGAGGAGATTGGCATTGGCGCAACGATATGCGACCCTGCCAAACCAGAAGGCTTGCCGATCACTAATGTAGACGAGCCAACCTTGACCATGAATTTTTGCGTCAACACCTCGCCTTTAGCTGGGCGTGAAGGTAAATTCGTGACCAGCAGGCAATTGCGCGAGCGCTTGATGCGCGAACTCAATCACAACGTTGCGTTGCGAGTGAAAGACACCACTGATGAAACAGTCTTTGAAGTTTCAGGCCGTGGCGAGCTCCACTTAACCATCCTGATTGAAAACATGCGACGCGAAGGCTATGAGTTAGCCGTATCGCGTCCGCGCGTGGTATTGCGCGAGATTGATGGTGTGTTGAACGAACCGCTTGAATTGCTCACCGTGGATGTGGAAGATAGCCACCAGGGCGGGGTCATGGAAGAAATTGGCCGCCGTAAGGGAGAGTTGCTAGATATGGCGTCTGACGGACGTGGGCGCACTCGCCTTGAATACCGGGTGCCGGCACGTGGTCTAATTGGTTTGCAGAGCGAATTTCTAACGCTAACGCGAGGCACAGGCTTAATCAGCCATATTTTCGATTCTTATGCCCCACTGCGTGAAGGCAGTATCGGTGAACGCCGCAATGGCGTGCTAATTTCGCAAGATGACGGCGCTGCAGTGGCTTATGCGCTCTGGAAGTTGCAAGAACGTGGACGCATGTTTGTGCGCCCGGGTGACGCTTTATATGAAGGAATGATTATTGGCATTCACAGCCGCGATAACGATCTGGTGGTGAATCCAATTCGCGAAAAGAAACTCACCAATGTGCGTGCGTCGGGTAAGGATGAGCATATTGATCTGATGACGCCGGTCCAGCTCTCTCTCGAATATGCGGTTGAATTTATCTCAGATGATGAGCTCGTCGAAGTGACGCCGCAGTCGATTCGATTGCGCAAGCGGAACCTAAAAGAAAATGAGCGCCGTCGGGCCGAGCGCACAAGTGCCGTGGTGTAATCCACGGCTGTTTTTGCAACCCATTGAATGCCCAGGGCTAGCGCAAACCCACGGTGCGATATCTGCCCTTTACTTTAAAAAAACGCCATGATGTCTGAAACGCTTATTTCATCCGTGCCTGAAACCGATGCCGGAGATTTGCCGTGTTTTGATCATTTTGGCCTGCACGCAGATATTCTAAAGGCGCTGGCAGGGCAGGGCTACACCACGCCAACGCCAATTCAGGCGCAGGCCATTCCCGTTATTCTGGCTGGCCACGATGTGATGGGAGTGGCGCAAACCGGTACCGGTAAAACGGCAGGTTTTTCGTTGCCGATGATCCAACGGCTGCTGCCTTACGCCAGCACCAGCGCTTCGCCAGCACGGCATCCAGTGCGCGCATTGGTGTTAACGCCTACGCGCGAGTTAGCTGACCAGGTCGCTAAAAATGTGTGTATCTATGCTGCACACACCGCGCTGCGCAGTACCGTCGTGTTTGGTGGCATCGATATGAATCCGCAAGCCGCTGAATTACGGCGCGGGGTCGAGATTTTGATTGCCACGCCTGGGCGCCTATTGGACCATATACAGCAAAAAAATACCCAATTAGACCAAGTCCAAATACTGATTTTAGACGAGGCAGATCGGATGCTGGATATGGGTTTCTTGCCTGATTTGCAGCGCATCTCAAATATGTTGCCGCCTGAACGGCAAACTTTGCTGTTCTCGGCGACCTTCTCAAATGAAATCAAAAAACTAGCGGCGAGCTATTTACGCAGTCCAGTCACCATCGAAGTGGCCCAGCGCAATTCAACTGCTACGAATGTTCGCCAAATTGTTTACGAAGTAGCAGAAGGCGATAAACAGGCAGCAGTGGTCCAATTAATTCGCCAGCGTGGGTTAAGGCAAGTGATCGTTTTTTGCAATAGCAAAATCGGCGCTAGCCGGCTGGCGCGGCAACTGGAAAATGAAGGTATCGTCGTCTCAGCCATTCATGGCGATAAAACCCAGAATGAGCGCATGCAATCGCTTGATGCTTTCAAGCAGGGCGCAATCGACGTGCTGGTCGCAACTGACGTGGCTGCGCGTGGCTTGGATATTGTTGAGCTGCCCGCGGTGATTAATTTTGATTTGCCCTTTAATGCAGAAGATTATGTGCACCGGATTGGTCGAACTGGCCGGGCGGGCGCTTCAGGTGAAGCGCTTTCATTGTGTAGCCCGCATGAAGCCAAACACCTAGCGGATATTGAGAAACTCATTCAGCGTCCGCTTGAGCGTGAGCCGCTGACGATTGAGAGGGCGCGCGCAGTAAATCGCACACACCGTCACGATCGTGATTTTTCCCCACGGCGGGCAACAGGCAAGCGGCCTGCGCTCGATGCTGGTCGGCCGACGGCAGAGTTGGACGATTTTTTCACGCGACCTTATCAACCTTCTGACTCAGCTCTGCAAGCAAAAACGGAAGCTGTCACGGGTCATCATTCTAAGCCAGCACAAAAACGTCCGTTAGCAGCGTTACTGGGCGGCATGCCCTATAAGCCAAAGTGAAAAATGAAGTAAGTGGTGCCCTTGTATGACCGCTGGTAACGCTAAAGCGCTCACATTCTTGGCTTACACCTCTTTCTTTTCACTCATTTGCAAGCACTGCTTAACTTGCTGGCCAAGTTGATAAACGCTAAGCGCATAAAAAAAGCTGCGGTTATATTTCAAGATCACAGTAAAATTGCGCAGGCCGAGCTTATATTCAGTAGGCTGCTTAACGTTGGGTAAATCAATGATATTGACCAGAGTGCTTAATTCAGCCTCTGTGTTGAATGTTTCATTGAGCAATAGGCCCGCTTTAAGTAAGTGCCCCAGCGGTCGGCGGGGTTCGATTTTCCCATCTGCCTCTGCCTGTGCAATACCCAGGCTACCGTTATCGGAGGCGATTTTCCAAATCACTGGCCGGCCACTTTCCCAACCGTGTTGGTGCAAATAATTGGCGATGCTGCCGATTGCATCGGCAGCGCTTGTATATAAATCAACCTTTTGGTCACCATCATAATCAATGGCGTATTGCATAATGCTGCTTGGCATAAATTGCGCAAGACCGATCCCTCCATCATAAGAGCCTAAAACGCGAGTTGGATCGAGACCAGCAGCACGGGTCCAGAGTAAAAAATCTTCCAAGTTTTGGCGAAACAATGCCATGCGTTGCAACTGGTTTGGCTTAGTTGGATAGTCAAAAGCCAGTGTCGTCAGTACATCTAACACACAATGATTACCCATATTACGGCCATAGAAAGTCTCAACGCCAATGATCCCAACAATAATCTCGGGCGGCACGCCAAATTCTTGGTGCGCGCGTCGCAAAGTTGCTTCATGTGTACGCCAGAAGCGCGCACCAGCACTAATGCGCTCTGCTGTGAGAAAGCGTGACTGATGCGTATGCCAATCGCGGGGGGATGGTGCGAGTGTTTGTTGCTCAAGCTTTACAGATAGGGTGGAATATTTAACTTGCGCAAAAAGTGCACGTAGCGCACTGGGTTCGAAGTGATGACGTGTGACTAAGTCACTGATAAAAGCCTCGATAGCTGGATTATTCAGATAGCGTTGTGAGACACGCTTTTCCTCGAAGGTTTGCTGCGGTGCCGGCGCTCTTGATTCAGCCTGAGACTGTGTTGGTATACAGCTTGCTGCGAGCACATATCCGAGAGCAAACAGCCACCTTAGAAACGGGTTGGAGTTGAATGCGCGGCGAGTGGCAGGAGGAGCTAAGACGTTGATTTCGGTCATCATGAATCGATAGAATTATATGAATAACATCAATCTATAAAACCTGTGCGATTTACACACATCCGATACCCTTCAAGGCGATCAGCGATCATAGTAGAGTACTAGTTCAAAATCTGCATGTCAACCATTTTATCAAGAGGCGACAACCGACGGCGCAGTTCTCTGACTCCAACTTCCAAGAGCCTATGAAAAATTACCAAAAAATATAACACAATGTAATCTATAGTGTACAAATTGTATTTTTTATGTGTTTAATAGTTTACGTTAACTGTGCTATTATAGATTTGGTCCATATAATATGCAAAAGAGATCTTATATTGCCATTTTCCATAACAATGTTAACTATAGTTAACAAAATACAAGTTTTTGTATAAAATAGGTTCCATTATGCCTAGGCCATCCGCAACGTTATACCCGAACTCTATACGAGTCTTAGCTGATCTTGGGCAAAGGCTTAAGTACGCTCGTCTACGGCGTCATTTTTCCGCCGAGACGGTGGCGGCTCGTGCGGGCATGACTCGCCAGACACTAAGCAAAATTGAAGCAGGAAATCCGTCTGTGACACTGGGCAATTATTTTCAGGTGCTGGTCGTGTTAGGGCTTGATAAAGATATTGGTGCTGTAGCTCTCGACGACGTACTTGGGCGCCGGCTTCAGGATGCAGAGCTTCCCCAGCGGAAGCGAGCACCGGTGACATCCTCTATCCGAACCAAAAGGAATACGCATCACTCAGTCGACGTCGAAGCGGCGCAGGAGCTTGGTGCCGAGGCGGTGAGTACCGCTATTGTCGATGACAAGGACTGAAAATGGCCATGAAAAAATCACAACCGAGCCTGAAAGTTTGGTTGGACGACCCGGCTTTTGGAGCGCTTCAGATTATTGGGACGCTGCATAAGGTTGGGCATGACGGAGTGCGTTTCACTTATGACAAAGAATGGCTAAAAAGTCCAGTTGTGTTTCAACTGGACCCCGCATTGACCCTTGATTCTGGCGATTTTTACCCCGTTAACTCTAATTTTGGTGTTTTCATGGATTCGTGCCCCGATCGATGGGGGCAGGTACTGATGCAACGTCGCGAGACCATCGAAGCTAAGGAGGCGGGTCGGACAAAAATAACACTACGAGCATGGGAATTTCTCTGTGGAGTACAGGACCATACGCGCATGGGTGCGCTGCGATTTAGCACTGAGGGCAGCGCAGGCTTTCTTGCTAATGAACTTCTCGCAGCTCCGCCTATTGCCAGCCTGGCTGAATTGCAGCACGTTGCCTTAGAGTTGTCTCGAAAAAAAATCGATGACATGACTAAATTACGGCAGTGGCTAAAAATACTGGTCGCTCCCGGAGCATCATTAGGCGGAGCGCGTCCTAAGGCAAACCTCTCCGAGGCGCGGGATCTATGGATAGCGAAATTTCCAGCAGCTGACGACGACAAGGATGTGGCTTTATGGGAAAAGCTGCTGCATGACATGGCGAGTGCCTGCGGCATCAACGTTCCTCCGTCACGTGTTCAGCGTTTAGGTCACGCCTACCATACGTTCATGGTTAAGCGCTTCGACCGAGAAAATGGGGCGCGGCGATTTTTTACGTCGGCGATGACATTGCTCAACAAAACGGACCAGGAGCCCGCAACTTATCTCGATCTGGCTCAGTTTATCTCCGAGCAGGGTAGCCCTGCGTACATCGGCGATGATCTCCGCGAGCTATTTGTTCGCGTCGCATTCAATATTACAATGGCTAACCGCGACGACCACTTGCGCAATCATGGCTTTATACGTACGCCGAGCGGATGGCGACTTTCGCCGGCCTATGATATGAATCCCTCCGTCAAAAAAGATGAACATGTGCTGGGAATAGACGAAGGCATACATGAGCCATCGTTAGAGGCATTACTGGAAACGGCAATCTATT
Encoded here:
- a CDS encoding type II toxin-antitoxin system RelE/ParE family toxin, translated to MIFSVRERFLEDGLSPYAEWFKTLPPVAAAKVTTAKARMELGNLSRVEWLRGMGEYKIDFGPGYRMYLAKDGLKIIVLLGGGTKHR
- a CDS encoding GNAT family N-acetyltransferase, which produces MLSAISNITRSTNIGVQLYNTYVDSRPDISFETGDKGALTVTIHTEDLEMKSVTQKNLLAYIDLFADPINMEKYRDGSVWSIDKTQERLNTWEDRWQKGNAFSALAITNINEDDQFIGNIVAGFGAQYGSVEVARVLHHKHWGKRFGKQAAIALVNYYIPEARDRGYKLLFPSGTAPESVIATAREDNPASVKTWESLGMQRAAVEKYRSKRLVFSETIEKLDKRHLHQNSVPTSFA
- a CDS encoding IS5 family transposase yields the protein MGPKATASTGDLFRHPLNEQINMKHPLVRLAGLINWDQLSALMSESFTSNRGRPATSPRLIAGLLYLQYAFNLSDEEVVLGWLENPYQQFFTGETYLQTEAPIDPSSLTRWRNRLGEAGVEELLAETIEAAKRSDVIKASSVKRVIVDTTVMEKAISHPTDSRLLERCREHLVKVAAQYGLKLRQNYNRIAPRLSTQISRYAHAKQYKRMNKALGTLRSRVGRVMRDVERQIESVAVQGRDALRELISRTKRIISQRPKDKDKLYALHAPEVECIAKGKARKPYEFGVKVSITTTHQEGLVVGARSMPGNPYDGHTLAEALEQAAILCDVTPEVAIVDRGYKGIEIDGVKIYHSGMRRGITRTLRAVIKRRSAIEPIIGHMKADGKLDRNWLKGALGDAMHAVLCGAGHNLRMILRKLRLFYVFLLSVLFRHTFTVGLSF
- a CDS encoding branched-chain amino acid ABC transporter substrate-binding protein; translated protein: MMGISIMTAAQNTQNRAEVKIGCAVPISGAQAHYGRDFLNGVILAVEEFNATDPIIGGKPIRIVLNTMDDRADPRMAIMVAKKLVDQKIKGVLGHFNSGTTIPASHVYAKAGIPQIAMASAPQYTQQGYKTTFRMTASDLQQDALISAFVAKNLGLKRIAIIDDRTTYGQALADQFEQIATAEGVDIVGHEYGNDKTIDFKALLTRLKRIKPQAIFYGGVDAQAAAVVKQMQALKIKAVLIASEGVKSETFLKLAGPAAEGTVALSICLSPDKMPRGKEYAEHYKKRFGENVQTYSPYAYDGAMAMLSAMKTADSTEPEKYLPYLAKTEMPAITIKTLAYNAHGDLKQSDMMVYKVVNGQWQTLSIIRGK
- the typA gene encoding translational GTPase TypA, giving the protein MTRALRNIAIIAHVDHGKTTLVDQLLRQVGTFRENQQMVERVMDSNDLEKERGITILAKNCAIEYAGTHINIVDTPGHADFGGEVERVLSMVDSVLLLVDAVEGPMPQTRFVTKKALAQGLKPIVVVNKVDRPGARAEWVVNQTFDLFDKLGATEEQLDFPVIYASGLNGYAGLDENVREGDLRVLLDAILQYVPVRADDPDSPLQLQISSLDYSTYVGRIGIGRIARGTLRTGQAVALVMEPGGEVLNRKVNQIQKFKGLERVSVDSAEAGDIVLVNGIEEIGIGATICDPAKPEGLPITNVDEPTLTMNFCVNTSPLAGREGKFVTSRQLRERLMRELNHNVALRVKDTTDETVFEVSGRGELHLTILIENMRREGYELAVSRPRVVLREIDGVLNEPLELLTVDVEDSHQGGVMEEIGRRKGELLDMASDGRGRTRLEYRVPARGLIGLQSEFLTLTRGTGLISHIFDSYAPLREGSIGERRNGVLISQDDGAAVAYALWKLQERGRMFVRPGDALYEGMIIGIHSRDNDLVVNPIREKKLTNVRASGKDEHIDLMTPVQLSLEYAVEFISDDELVEVTPQSIRLRKRNLKENERRRAERTSAVV
- a CDS encoding DEAD/DEAH box helicase, yielding MSETLISSVPETDAGDLPCFDHFGLHADILKALAGQGYTTPTPIQAQAIPVILAGHDVMGVAQTGTGKTAGFSLPMIQRLLPYASTSASPARHPVRALVLTPTRELADQVAKNVCIYAAHTALRSTVVFGGIDMNPQAAELRRGVEILIATPGRLLDHIQQKNTQLDQVQILILDEADRMLDMGFLPDLQRISNMLPPERQTLLFSATFSNEIKKLAASYLRSPVTIEVAQRNSTATNVRQIVYEVAEGDKQAAVVQLIRQRGLRQVIVFCNSKIGASRLARQLENEGIVVSAIHGDKTQNERMQSLDAFKQGAIDVLVATDVAARGLDIVELPAVINFDLPFNAEDYVHRIGRTGRAGASGEALSLCSPHEAKHLADIEKLIQRPLEREPLTIERARAVNRTHRHDRDFSPRRATGKRPALDAGRPTAELDDFFTRPYQPSDSALQAKTEAVTGHHSKPAQKRPLAALLGGMPYKPK
- the mltB gene encoding lytic murein transglycosylase B, which gives rise to MMTEINVLAPPATRRAFNSNPFLRWLFALGYVLAASCIPTQSQAESRAPAPQQTFEEKRVSQRYLNNPAIEAFISDLVTRHHFEPSALRALFAQVKYSTLSVKLEQQTLAPSPRDWHTHQSRFLTAERISAGARFWRTHEATLRRAHQEFGVPPEIIVGIIGVETFYGRNMGNHCVLDVLTTLAFDYPTKPNQLQRMALFRQNLEDFLLWTRAAGLDPTRVLGSYDGGIGLAQFMPSSIMQYAIDYDGDQKVDLYTSAADAIGSIANYLHQHGWESGRPVIWKIASDNGSLGIAQAEADGKIEPRRPLGHLLKAGLLLNETFNTEAELSTLVNIIDLPNVKQPTEYKLGLRNFTVILKYNRSFFYALSVYQLGQQVKQCLQMSEKKEV
- a CDS encoding helix-turn-helix domain-containing protein yields the protein MPRPSATLYPNSIRVLADLGQRLKYARLRRHFSAETVAARAGMTRQTLSKIEAGNPSVTLGNYFQVLVVLGLDKDIGAVALDDVLGRRLQDAELPQRKRAPVTSSIRTKRNTHHSVDVEAAQELGAEAVSTAIVDDKD
- a CDS encoding type II toxin-antitoxin system HipA family toxin yields the protein MKKSQPSLKVWLDDPAFGALQIIGTLHKVGHDGVRFTYDKEWLKSPVVFQLDPALTLDSGDFYPVNSNFGVFMDSCPDRWGQVLMQRRETIEAKEAGRTKITLRAWEFLCGVQDHTRMGALRFSTEGSAGFLANELLAAPPIASLAELQHVALELSRKKIDDMTKLRQWLKILVAPGASLGGARPKANLSEARDLWIAKFPAADDDKDVALWEKLLHDMASACGINVPPSRVQRLGHAYHTFMVKRFDRENGARRFFTSAMTLLNKTDQEPATYLDLAQFISEQGSPAYIGDDLRELFVRVAFNITMANRDDHLRNHGFIRTPSGWRLSPAYDMNPSVKKDEHVLGIDEGIHEPSLEALLETAIYYKLSNMDASLLIQKVLAVVATWKARAKALGIAAADVHEMEHLFIMDEG